Proteins encoded together in one Thermomonospora curvata DSM 43183 window:
- a CDS encoding SDR family oxidoreductase — MTEKSPLAEFDGRLAIVTGGGSGIGRAIALRYAAGGGDIVVIGRRPEPLEETARMAERFGVRASVIPCDVRDADALTEAIDGVAAEHGRIDALVNNAAGNFVCPAENLSPGGWRAVVDIVLNGTFYATRAAARHMLASGGGAILNVIASYAWHGHPGTVHSAAAKGGVLAMTRTLASEWGGRGIRVNCISPGPTETEGAGAALWPTDEDRRRVLASVPANRFTTPKEVAESAAFLLDPQRAAYINGAVLSVDGGQWLGKVIYSDSSARS, encoded by the coding sequence ATGACCGAGAAATCTCCGCTCGCGGAGTTCGACGGGCGGCTCGCCATCGTCACCGGCGGCGGATCGGGCATCGGCCGCGCCATCGCGCTGCGCTATGCCGCCGGGGGAGGCGACATCGTCGTCATCGGACGGCGGCCCGAACCCCTGGAGGAGACCGCCCGCATGGCCGAGCGCTTCGGCGTGAGGGCCTCCGTCATCCCCTGCGACGTGCGCGACGCCGACGCCCTCACCGAGGCGATCGACGGCGTGGCGGCCGAGCACGGCCGCATCGACGCGCTGGTGAACAACGCCGCCGGCAACTTCGTCTGCCCCGCCGAGAACCTCTCGCCCGGCGGCTGGCGCGCCGTGGTCGACATCGTCCTCAACGGCACCTTCTACGCCACCCGCGCCGCCGCCCGCCACATGCTCGCGTCTGGGGGCGGCGCCATCCTCAACGTCATCGCGAGCTACGCCTGGCACGGGCACCCCGGAACCGTCCACAGCGCCGCGGCCAAGGGCGGCGTCCTCGCCATGACCCGCACCCTCGCCTCCGAATGGGGCGGCCGCGGCATCCGCGTCAACTGCATCTCCCCGGGCCCCACCGAGACGGAGGGCGCCGGGGCCGCGCTGTGGCCGACCGACGAAGACCGGCGCCGCGTGCTCGCCAGCGTCCCGGCGAACCGGTTCACCACCCCTAAGGAGGTGGCCGAATCGGCGGCGTTCCTGCTCGACCCGCAGCGCGCCGCCTACATCAACGGCGCCGTGCTCTCGGTGGACGGCGGCCAGTGGCTCGGCAAGGTCATCTACTCCGACTCCTCGGCACGTTCATGA
- a CDS encoding aldehyde dehydrogenase family protein, with translation MSDPKTAGGLRPEWARSQVYIGGRWREPAAGRITPVENPATETVIGTAADADAADVQTAVSAAAAAFPAWSSLPPAGRLEALERFHAALERRRHLLVETTVAEVGAPVRVAREAHVDTGLAVLRAYLDAAAEVAWEERVGNSLVVREGIGVAACITPWNYPFYQVLAKIGGALAAGAAVVLKPAELTPLSAYLIADAADEAGLPPGVFNLVPGTGPIVGEALVAHPAVDAVSFTGSTRVGSHVAALAAATVKRVSLELGGKSASIILPGADLEPAVRASVEAAMLNSGQTCTAWTRLLVPRAAFEAALRLAAARAEEFTVGDPTRPETDLGPLVSAAQRRTVTGFIERAAAGGARIVTGGPQRPAGLVRGHYVQPTVVTDVAPDAEIVQEEVFGPVLTVQSYEDVDEAITLANGTPYGLAGAVWGDRDAAVAVARRLRTGQVDINGGAFNPAAPFGGYRRSGNGRELGRWGIEEFLETKALQL, from the coding sequence ATGAGCGACCCGAAGACAGCCGGCGGCCTTCGCCCCGAGTGGGCGCGCTCGCAGGTGTACATCGGCGGCCGGTGGCGCGAACCGGCCGCCGGGCGGATCACGCCGGTCGAGAACCCGGCGACCGAAACGGTGATCGGGACCGCCGCGGACGCCGACGCCGCGGACGTCCAGACCGCGGTGTCCGCGGCGGCGGCCGCCTTCCCCGCCTGGTCGAGCCTGCCGCCGGCCGGGCGGCTGGAGGCGCTGGAGCGGTTCCACGCCGCCTTGGAACGCCGCCGGCACCTGCTGGTGGAGACCACGGTCGCCGAGGTCGGCGCGCCGGTGCGGGTGGCGCGGGAGGCGCACGTGGACACCGGGCTGGCCGTGCTGCGCGCCTACCTGGACGCCGCCGCGGAGGTGGCCTGGGAGGAGCGGGTCGGCAACTCCCTGGTGGTGCGCGAGGGCATCGGCGTCGCCGCCTGCATCACCCCGTGGAACTACCCCTTCTACCAGGTCCTCGCCAAGATCGGCGGGGCGCTGGCGGCCGGTGCCGCGGTGGTGCTCAAACCGGCCGAGCTGACGCCGCTGTCGGCGTACCTGATCGCCGATGCCGCCGACGAGGCGGGCCTGCCCCCGGGGGTGTTCAATCTCGTTCCCGGGACGGGACCGATCGTGGGGGAGGCGCTGGTGGCCCACCCGGCCGTCGACGCGGTGTCCTTCACCGGGTCCACCCGGGTCGGCTCCCACGTCGCGGCCCTTGCCGCCGCCACCGTCAAACGCGTCAGCCTGGAGCTGGGCGGCAAGTCCGCCAGCATCATCCTCCCCGGCGCCGACCTCGAACCGGCCGTCCGGGCGTCCGTCGAGGCGGCCATGCTCAACTCCGGCCAGACCTGCACGGCGTGGACCCGGCTCCTGGTGCCGCGCGCCGCCTTCGAAGCGGCGCTCCGGCTCGCCGCGGCGCGCGCCGAAGAGTTCACGGTCGGCGACCCGACCCGGCCCGAGACGGACCTCGGCCCTCTCGTCTCCGCGGCCCAGCGCCGCACCGTCACCGGGTTCATCGAACGGGCCGCCGCCGGCGGCGCCCGCATCGTCACCGGGGGCCCGCAGCGCCCCGCGGGCCTTGTACGCGGCCACTACGTGCAGCCGACCGTCGTCACCGACGTCGCCCCCGACGCCGAGATCGTCCAAGAGGAGGTGTTCGGCCCCGTCCTGACCGTCCAGTCCTATGAGGACGTCGACGAGGCGATCACCCTCGCCAACGGCACCCCCTACGGCCTGGCCGGCGCGGTATGGGGAGACCGGGACGCGGCCGTGGCGGTCGCCCGCCGCCTGCGCACCGGCCAGGTCGACATCAACGGCGGCGCCTTCAACCCGGCCGCCCCCTTCGGCGGCTACCGGCGTTCCGGAAACGGCCGCGAACTGGGACGGTGGGGGATCGAAGAGTTCCTGGAGACCAAGGCCCTGCAACTGTGA